The Cloeon dipterum chromosome X, ieCloDipt1.1, whole genome shotgun sequence genome includes a window with the following:
- the LOC135947054 gene encoding AN1-type zinc finger protein 1-like: protein MAEFPELGHHCGFEGCQQLDFLPLECHYCQQTFCKEHLPFIQHSCNKKPDRVLSADECITVEGHKCSLDGCQRRELVPVLCGECRQQTCLDHRTPAQHNCPSLDVQAELALQCSQKDAALKEEVQLAKKEVEDQLARQLKVAKNRARAAKVQLMKLKSKAALAKRGLEIAQLERLHFLVKMPSGKEEVVVVSKEWSLGRVVDFTASLCSLKNTNNVPNTPKLRLVHDDNGMIDNNRLDSKLSCLVDKNELCDGQTLSIRYFD, encoded by the exons ATGGCTGAATTTCCTGAATTGGGTCATCACTGTGGATTTGAGGGGTGCCAACAACTTGACTTTCTGCCTCTTGAGTGCCACTACTGCCAGCAAACGTTTTGCAAGGAGCATTTGCCATTTATTCAGCATTCCTGCAACAAAAAACCAGACAGGGTGCTCTCCGCTGATGAGTGCATCACCGTTGAGGGCCACAAGTGCAGTTTGGATGGTTGTCAACGTCGAGAACTGGTCCCTGTCTTGTGCGGAGAGTGTCGTCAGCAAACCTGTCTTGATCACCGTACTCCAGCCCAACACAATTGTCCATCTTTGGATGTCCAAGCAGAACTTGCTCTTCAGTGCTCACAAAAGGACGCTGCTTTGAAAGAAGAAGTTCAGCTAGCTAAAAAAGAG GTTGAAGACCAGTTGGCCAGGCAGCTGAAAGTAGCCAAGAATCGTGCACGGGCGGCCAAAGTGCAGCTGATGAAGTTGAAAAGCAAAGCTGCTCTTGCCAAAAGAGGTCTTGAAATCGCTCAGTTGGAGCGGCTGCACTTCTTGGTCAAGATGCCGTCTGGCAAGGAAGAAGTGGTCGTCGTCTCCAAAGAGTGGAGTCTTGGACGGGTGGTGGACTTCACTGCCAGCTTGTGCTCCTTGAAGAATACCAACAATGTGCCTAACACTCCAAAACTGCGGCTGGTGCATGATGACAATGGTATGATTGACAACAACAGGCTTGACAGCAAACTGTCCTGTCTGGTTGACAAAAATGAGTTATGTGATGGCCAAACCCTTTCAATAAggtattttgattaa
- the Cdc6 gene encoding cell division control protein 6 homolog translates to MKCNKVAVRRALHVAATESLPCREHEIEALSKFLSNRVQEVIDAPGAAYVSGPPGTGKTACVQLVLSQLSDQFLNAYINCTFVKSELDLLKRIAEEFNIGLAQGVKTADQIEKSIHRHLKRKNAKRAVLVLDEVDQLEGGRGQKALYRLFEWPLKLGDAFTLIGIANALDLTQRQLPRLAARGAANGPLLLSFAPYTKQQLMEVLEHRLISVGASGAFEASALELLAAKVASVSGDARRALDIGRRALEVGSRKRPASVLGPSNENEESKVGPLHVRKILDSVFGGMEEGPQLPLQHQIVLACLLILKRAPVKKATIAKIHEVYSGVCKKKRLTAVSRSELLNICQLLEAEGAVRIAGSGLVALQWDHDEVADSLSDKSLLADILRN, encoded by the exons ATGAAAT GCAACAAGGTGGCTGTCCGGAGAGCACTTCACGTGGCTGCGACCGAAAGTCTACCCTGCCGCGAACATGAGATCGAAGCCCTGAGCAAGTTCCTCTCGAACCGAGTCCAAGAAGTGATTGACGCCCCTGGGGCTGCTTATGTCTCAGGTCCGCCAGGAACCGGTAAAACTGCTTGCGTGCAACTAGTCCTCTCACAG CTATCAGATCAATTTTTGAATGCGTACATCAACTGCACCTTTGTTAAATCGGAACTGGATCTTCTGAAAAGAATTGCTGAGGAATTTAATATTGGCCTTGCCCAAGGTGTAAAAACTGCTGACCAAATCGAAAAATCTATTCATAGACACCTGAAGAGGAAGAATGCAAAGAGAGC TGTTCTCGTTTTGGATGAAGTTGACCAACTGGAGGGTGGCCGAGGACAAAAGGCACTTTACCGCCTGTTTGAATGGCCCCTGAAACTGGGCGATGCCTTCACCCTGATCGGCATCGCCAATGCCCTTGATCTCACCCAGAGGCAACTGCCCCGACTGGCGGCCCGCGGGGCTGCAAATGGCCCACTCCTTCTCTCCTTTGCCCCCTACACAAAGCAGCAACTGATGGAAGTGCTGGAACACAGACTGATCTCGGTTGGAGCGTCCGGCGCTTTTGAAGCGTCCGCTCTGGAGCTGCTGGCTGCCAAGGTGGCTTCAGTTTCAGGCGACGCCAGAAGAGCCCTTGATATTGGCCGCCGAGCCCTGGAAGTTGGGAGCCGGAAGAGACCTGCCTCAGTTCTTGGCCcctcaaatgaaaatgaagaaaGCAAAGTTGGGCCTTTGCATGTGAGAAAAATTCTAGACTCAGTGTTTGGCGGCATGGAGGAAGGTCCTCAGCTGCCCCTACAACACCAGATCGTACTAGCCTGCCTCCTGATTTTGAAAAGGGCTCCAGTCAAAAAGGCTACCATTGCGAAG atcCATGAGGTGTATAGTGGAGTTTGCAAAAAGAAGCGTTTAACAGCTGTGAGCCGTTCAGAGTTACTGAATATCTGCCAACTGTTAGAGGCAGAGGGTGCAGTGCGAATTGCTGGATCAGGACttgtggcccttcagtgggacCACGACGAAGTGGCTGATTCGCTTTCTGACAAATCATTACTTGCCGACATTTTGAGGAATTAA
- the LOC135947052 gene encoding limbic system-associated membrane protein-like, which produces MRRSVAALVLLWISFIHLHFTQGSAIIDHHTPYWEQPFSQPYFENSTKRDTTTTVGQTAYLHCRVRNLGDRAVSWIRKRDLHILTVGILTYTNDQRFQSLHSDGSDEWTLKISSPQTRDSGVYECQVSTEPKISSAFRLSVVVSKAKILANPELYIKSGSDINLTCIVLQTPEPPSFIYWYHGNHVINYSQRGGISVVTEKQPRTSRLLISRAHANDSGNYTCSPSSSDSASVMVHVLNGEHPAAMQHGNSGGATTAVAVSLSLLTSSLLTGQLLRGVTR; this is translated from the exons GGAGTGCGATAATAGATCACCACACACCGTACTGGGAGCAGCCATTCTCGCAGCCTTACTTTGAGAACTCGACCAAGCGTGATACCACCACGACTGTCGGACAAACAGCCTACCTCCACTGTCGAGTGCGCAACTTAGGCGATAGAGCT GTGTCGTGGATAAGAAAACGCGATCTTCACATCCTCACCGTGGGCATCCTGACGTACACGAACGACCAGCGCTTCCAGTCGCTGCACTCAGACGGCTCAGACGAGTGGACGCTGAAAATCAGCTCACCGCAGACCCGTGATTCTGGAGTCTACGAGTGCCAAGTGAGCACGGAGCCAAAAATCAGCAGCGCTTTTCGGCTCAGCGTAGTTG TGTCGAAAGCCAAGATCCTGGCCAACCCTGAGCTATACATCAAAAGTGGCAGCGACATCAACTTGACGTGCATCGTTCTGCAAACACCAGAGCCGCCGTCGTTCATATATTGGTACCACGGTAATCACGTCATCAATTATTCACAACGCGGAGGCATCAGCGTGGTGACGGAAAAGCAGCCGCGCACCTCGCGCCTCCtcatctcgcgcgcgcacgccaACGACTCCGGCAACTACACGTGCTCGCCCTCCAGCTCGGACTCTGCAAGCGTCATGGTCCACGTCCTTAATG GGGAGCACCCGGCGGCGATGCAGCATGGAAACAGCGGCGGAGCAACCACGGCGGTGGCCGTCTCGCTGTCCCTGCTCACCTCTTCCCTGCTGACGGGCCAACTGCTGCGTGGGGTCACCAGGTGA
- the LOC135947051 gene encoding aldo-keto reductase family 1 member B1-like, translated as MAVPKIKFNNGLEIPAFGLGTWKSKPGQVEAAVEAAIDAGYRHIDCAHIYENENEVGDAIAKKIKEGVVRREDLFITSKLWNTDHDTDRVVSACRKTLRHLKLDYLDLYLIHWPMAYKGGDALMPKGPDGKVEYSQVHFTTTWLKMEECVRLGLTKSIGISNFNSVQIDELLKVATIRPVTNQVELHPYLPQVKLQKFCADRGIVLTGYSPLGSPDRPWAKPGDPDLLNDPRVKAIAEKYKKSSAQILLRYQIERGVSTIPKSVTPARIIENFKIFDFSLTKDEVDTLTSFDCNGRLCGLDSASDHPLWGFRIEY; from the exons ATGGCAGTgcccaaaatcaaatttaacaaCGGACTTGAAATTCCCGCTTTTGGGCTCGGCACGTGGAAG TCCAAGCCGGGCCAAGTGGAGGCAGCTGTGGAGGCGGCAATCGACGCCGGCTATAGGCACATCGACTGCGCTCACATTTACGAAAATGAGAACGAGGTCGGCGATGCCATTGCGAAGAAAATCAAAGAGGGTGTCGTCCGTAGGGAGGATCTTTTCATCACCAGCAAA cTATGGAACACCGATCACGACACTGACAGAGTGGTGAGCGCGTGCCGCAAGACTCTGAGACACCTTAAGCTGGACTATCTGGACCTGTACTTGATCCACTGGCCGATGGCTTACAAGGGTGGCGACGCTCTAATGCCCAAGGGGCCCGATGGCAAAGTCGAGTACAGCCAGGTTCACTTCACCACTACTTGGCTCAAAATGGAGGAGTGCGTCCGGTTGGGACTGACCAAGTCTATTGGCATCTCTAACTTTAACAGCGTCCAAATTGACGAGTTATTAAAGGTTGCCACCATTCGTCCTGTGACCAACCag GTCGAGCTGCACCCATACCTGCCTCAGGTCAAGTTGCAGAAATTCTGTGCCGATCGCGGTATTGTTTTGACCGGGTACTCTCCTCTTGGCTCACCAGACAGGCCGTGGGCCAAGCCTGGTGACCCCGACCTGTTGAATGATCCGCGAGTCAAGGCCATCGCAGAAAAATACAAGAAATCGTCAGCCCAGATCCTGCTCAGATATCAA ATTGAAAGAGGAGTTTCAACCATTCCGAAATCAGTAACACCGGCACGcatcattgaaaatttcaagatatttgatttttcgctGACAAAGGACGAGGTTGACACTCTCACCTCATTTGATTGTAACGGTCGTCTTTGCGGACTGGACAG TGCATCTGATCATCCTCTTTGGGGATTTAGAATCGAGTATTAA